One Peterkaempfera bronchialis DNA window includes the following coding sequences:
- a CDS encoding S1 family peptidase, protein MRRTTRLRWGLAALLALGTGTLGLAPASAVPAAGTAAPQLPSALVAAVQRDLGGTAAEATARLRDEAAASTLAPRAQRAAGAAYGGSWFDAEQGTLVVAVTDPGAANAVRTTGATPVRVTHTLATLDGAKAALDKRAGTASGAPSAIRSWRVDPRTNRVVAEVQAGAADRPDVAAFLASARSAGLLTVHEESTPEPRTYSAGVVGGDPYYINGNTRCSIGFAVVGGFVSAGHCGTPGSSVAGWDGSWMGTFAGSTFPGRDYSYITIGNGWWTVPVVLGWGTVSDALVRGSWEAPIGSSVCRSGSTTHWHCGTVLTKNETVNYSQGAVYGLTGTSVCAEPGDSGGSFITGDQAQGVTSGGWGNCSSGGQTWFQPVNEILSRYGLRLVTSG, encoded by the coding sequence ATGCGACGCACCACCCGTCTGCGGTGGGGCCTGGCCGCCCTGCTGGCCCTTGGCACCGGGACGCTGGGCCTGGCGCCGGCCTCCGCCGTGCCCGCCGCCGGAACCGCCGCCCCGCAGCTGCCGTCCGCCCTGGTCGCCGCAGTCCAACGGGACCTGGGCGGCACCGCCGCCGAGGCGACCGCGCGACTGCGCGACGAGGCCGCTGCCTCCACCCTCGCCCCGAGGGCCCAGCGAGCGGCGGGCGCCGCCTACGGCGGCTCCTGGTTCGACGCCGAGCAGGGCACCCTCGTGGTCGCCGTCACCGACCCGGGCGCCGCCAACGCGGTACGGACCACCGGCGCCACCCCCGTCCGCGTCACCCACACCCTCGCCACGCTCGACGGGGCCAAGGCCGCACTCGACAAGCGGGCCGGTACGGCATCCGGTGCTCCGTCCGCCATCCGCAGCTGGCGCGTCGACCCACGCACCAACCGCGTGGTCGCCGAGGTCCAGGCGGGTGCCGCCGACCGCCCGGATGTGGCGGCCTTCCTCGCCTCGGCGCGGTCCGCCGGCCTGCTCACGGTGCACGAGGAGAGCACCCCGGAGCCCCGGACGTACTCCGCGGGCGTCGTCGGCGGCGACCCGTACTACATCAACGGCAACACCCGCTGCTCCATCGGGTTCGCCGTCGTGGGCGGCTTCGTCAGCGCCGGACACTGCGGCACGCCGGGCAGCTCCGTGGCCGGCTGGGACGGCTCCTGGATGGGCACCTTCGCCGGCTCCACCTTCCCGGGCCGCGACTACTCCTACATCACCATCGGCAACGGCTGGTGGACCGTACCGGTCGTGCTCGGCTGGGGAACGGTCAGCGACGCGCTGGTGCGCGGTTCATGGGAGGCGCCGATCGGCTCGTCCGTCTGCCGCTCCGGGTCCACCACCCACTGGCACTGCGGCACCGTGCTGACCAAGAACGAGACGGTCAACTACAGCCAGGGCGCGGTCTACGGGCTGACCGGCACCAGCGTCTGCGCCGAACCGGGCGACTCCGGCGGCTCGTTCATCACCGGTGACCAGGCCCAGGGCGTCACCTCCGGCGGCTGGGGCAACTGCTCCAGCGGCGGGCAGACCTGGTTCCAGCCGGTCAACGAGATCCTCTCCCGCTACGGGCTGAGGCTGGTGACCTCCGGCTGA
- a CDS encoding MgtC/SapB family protein, which translates to MTHDLPTLGHLLLAFALTYALGFERNLRGSAAGDRTFSLIGVGAALVAILALDHAPNALAGVITGIGFIGGGLTFRQSRASGEVVHGVTTAAAIFAAAGIGAAAGQGRVALAVLGTALALFALEVRHLPALSLLDGRRWAHRFQDDESRARLADGESGSGN; encoded by the coding sequence GTGACCCACGACCTGCCCACCCTCGGCCACCTGCTGCTGGCCTTCGCCCTCACCTATGCGCTCGGCTTCGAACGGAACCTGCGTGGCTCTGCGGCCGGGGACCGGACCTTCTCCCTGATCGGGGTGGGGGCGGCGCTGGTGGCGATCCTGGCCCTGGACCACGCCCCCAACGCACTGGCGGGGGTCATCACGGGCATCGGCTTCATCGGAGGCGGTCTGACCTTCCGTCAGTCCAGGGCCTCCGGAGAAGTGGTGCACGGCGTCACCACCGCCGCGGCGATCTTCGCCGCCGCCGGCATCGGCGCGGCTGCGGGACAGGGCAGGGTCGCGCTGGCAGTCCTGGGCACCGCCCTGGCCCTGTTCGCCCTGGAGGTCCGGCATCTGCCGGCCCTGAGCCTGCTCGACGGCCGGCGGTGGGCCCATCGCTTCCAGGATGACGAAAGTCGTGCGCGGCTCGCCGACGGGGAATCGGGATCCGGCAACTGA